Proteins encoded by one window of Yersinia massiliensis:
- a CDS encoding class I SAM-dependent methyltransferase, translated as MADFYRAFEDKYRGSQASIKERLMVYSPLIERIKELHGGLTSLDLGCGRGEWMSLLRDLGVETFGIDLDDAMLEECRIRNFSVRNVDAISFLNSCEAEKYHIITAFHFVEHIAFDDLCAVIDNAIRVLKPGGILILETPNAENIIVGTNNFYLDPTHNKPIPALLLNFLCEYYGLENSYIMRLQHPQGLMEKANFGLYDVITGVSFDYSVIAQKKDINAIEVNIEEILGGKSGYNLEKLSKLYDKKTAAKFEESRENYNLLEEKVKLLENSLQDVQLEFKRLIEDRTKELAMLENRIELIYKSNSWKFTAPFRFISSKIKKQSTKEISSSTNVRLASVRGNKYAIKAYSLLKQLSPGSAGFLKLKYDEVIFNTEVSNFNKNKKAQEKLAIASKNKTADNLSELNHFDLVSEVNHINMISTDSYINYLQDVIKSNGFQHLNASLPVGTDTWILKIKEALYLNKPLEELFSENNENIAAATALYIVLLNRMPENDIVRSKPIRHLCMVIQQSEEYKKASGNNLKNWCNL; from the coding sequence ATGGCTGATTTTTATCGTGCATTTGAAGATAAATATAGAGGTTCGCAGGCTTCAATTAAAGAAAGATTAATGGTTTATTCTCCTTTAATTGAAAGGATAAAAGAATTGCATGGAGGATTAACTTCTTTAGATCTGGGTTGTGGTCGAGGGGAGTGGATGTCACTTCTGAGAGATCTTGGGGTTGAAACTTTTGGTATCGATCTGGATGATGCGATGCTCGAGGAATGTAGAATTAGGAATTTCTCAGTTAGAAATGTAGATGCAATTTCCTTTTTAAACTCTTGTGAGGCTGAGAAGTATCATATAATCACTGCATTCCATTTTGTTGAACATATAGCATTTGATGACTTATGTGCCGTTATTGATAATGCTATTCGTGTACTTAAACCGGGTGGAATTTTGATTTTAGAAACACCAAACGCTGAAAATATAATCGTCGGGACAAATAATTTCTATCTTGATCCCACACATAATAAACCTATCCCTGCTCTTTTACTCAATTTCTTATGTGAGTATTATGGGTTGGAAAATAGTTATATCATGAGGTTGCAACATCCACAAGGATTAATGGAGAAAGCGAATTTTGGCTTATATGATGTCATTACAGGGGTTAGTTTTGATTATTCAGTTATTGCACAGAAAAAAGACATAAATGCTATTGAAGTTAATATAGAAGAAATTTTGGGTGGCAAATCAGGGTATAATTTAGAAAAGCTATCCAAATTATATGATAAAAAAACCGCGGCAAAATTTGAAGAAAGTAGAGAAAACTATAATTTATTAGAAGAGAAAGTTAAATTATTAGAGAATAGCCTACAAGATGTTCAGTTAGAATTTAAGCGTCTAATTGAAGACCGAACGAAAGAATTAGCAATGCTTGAAAATAGAATTGAGCTTATTTACAAAAGTAACTCATGGAAATTCACAGCACCGTTCAGATTTATTTCTTCAAAAATAAAGAAACAAAGTACAAAAGAAATAAGTAGTAGTACTAATGTCAGGCTTGCTTCTGTTAGGGGAAATAAATATGCTATTAAGGCATATTCATTATTGAAACAATTAAGCCCTGGCAGTGCTGGTTTTTTGAAATTGAAATATGATGAAGTAATCTTTAATACGGAAGTAAGTAATTTCAATAAAAATAAAAAAGCGCAAGAAAAACTTGCGATAGCTAGTAAAAATAAAACAGCTGATAACCTCAGTGAACTTAATCATTTCGACTTGGTTTCAGAAGTAAATCATATAAATATGATATCGACTGATAGTTATATTAATTACCTCCAAGATGTGATTAAAAGTAATGGTTTTCAACATTTAAACGCTAGTCTTCCTGTCGGTACGGATACTTGGATTTTAAAAATTAAAGAAGCATTGTATCTTAATAAGCCCCTTGAAGAATTATTCTCTGAAAATAATGAGAATATAGCAGCAGCAACTGCTTTGTATATTGTACTGCTAAATAGAATGCCTGAAAATGATATAGTTAGAAGTAAGCCAATAAGACATTTATGTATGGTAATACAGCAAAGTGAAGAATATAAAAAAGCTTCTGGGAATAATTTGAAGAATTGGTGTAATTTATGA